The genomic stretch TACAAGAATGGCAATCCACCTATTTGTCAAAAAAACAACAGAGTAGACCGGCTTCAGCAAATCTATGCTGTTCACTGGAATCATGCAAGATTACTCTTTCTGGTTGCAGTTGCTGTGGTATTCGACCTGATTTTCACTAGTCAATTTCCGTTACTCACTATTACAAAAGTCACAAACTCGATAAAGGTGTTCAAGAGGGAGAAGCAACAGTAGGATAGTCAGACGGATGAACAGAACTCAGAAAGTGCTATTAATAACTAACCTGTAACTCATTTCCTGCCATTtagaaaaaatcaaaatcccgaCTTTGTACAAAATCGACATGGAATAACTAGGACTATAACCGTAAAACAAGAAAACAAGAAAACTGCAGTATTTAGAAGTTTGTCTCATCCTGAGAGAACTTCAGCAAAAATTGGAGTACCTTAGACTTCGGATTATCCGAGCCTGCCATGGATTTTATGTTAAATACGCCCTTTATAATACGGGCATAAAGCCTTTCAAGGAGCGGGATTCCATACCCTTTAGTACGCTCCATGAACTTTTGCTTGATTGTTTCCACTTCACCGTCACAAGTATCACCATCTGCCATGACAATGTCATCCTCCACATCTCTTTCACAGGGATTTTGCTCGGGTTCTGTGGGTCCGTCATCTTCGTTAGACTTGTCAGCTACGCTATCTGATCCAATGTGGGTAGTAATGTTATGTTGTGCCTCTTCAGTTGAGACAGTCGGTTCAGGTTCCTGAATTTTGGACTTCTCTTCAGCTGTTGTAGCTGACAGCAACAACAATTAAGGGAAAAAAAATAGTACTCAGAAGTCAGAACTACATATACGGGAAGACGCCACAGAGCAAGCAACTTATAATCCTACTATATGAGACCATCTGAAGTTGGTTGGTTGCATTATTGCTGTAATTATCATATAAATCTTCTTTGGTTCAGTGGTAACTGGTAAGTGAGTACGTTTCACGCTCGAGAGACCAGTGTTCGACTCCTGGAGTGAGCATATTTTAACCATTCTATTTTTCCTGTATAAAGgacttcattaaataaaatttatgTAGTTGATAGGATTTGAACCCTCACCACTTCTACGAAAATTTCTCTTGAGACCATTTTGGCACActtaatctcgtgtttaagagaTCTATATTTATTTAAAACTACAGTTTAAGTTCATTATATAACCCGAAGTACATATCTTAACCTATTTCTTACTTCGTCTATTTTACTATAAATATATTCATGAATTTTACAAATATTAGATATCAAAATAAATTATATGTAGTTAAAAATCATTAAAAGCGACGAGGGAGAAATTGTGCCCCCACGAAATGAAATCCTAGGCCCGCCACTGGACAACACGTTTACCTCTCCTACATTCTGTTCCAAAAGCATACGTAAAAAATCAAATGGAGCTGTGTGACTAGAAACTAACTGAAAGTAAAGAGAACCAACCTGTTGGAAGAGAGTCAGAGTTTTTCTTTGGTCTTTTCAATGCTTCATAACTCTGATCCAGATTAACCTCTGGCTGGACATTACGAAGCCTGGCACTTGCTCGAGTCAAAGATAATGTCTGCACAACCGGAGTTTGTGTAAGAGCTGAACTCCCATAACCATCAGGCAGCCGAGAAGGCCCTCCTTGAGCAGCAATTTTATCACAGAATGCCACAAGTGCAGGGTCCATCTGAGAAAGCATTCCATATACCTAAACCACATACAATGATATACAAATTGACCATAATTCCTCATATGAAATGTATAAATAGACCAAAAAAATTGAGTGAAAAGAAAAACTAAGTTCAGAACATACTGCATCTCGAAGCTCGTGTGCTCTACTAACAATCCTAGCTCCATTATAATCATCTCCATTATATATCTGATACGATTAACAAATATGATAGTCAGTATCTGTAGTTCTGTACTACGAACTTCAATATGGACTATGAGATTTTATGAATGTTTCATCCAGTTAATCACAAAACCATGTGGAGCTGTGAAATGAATAGAGAGGAAAACAATGGCGGTCAAGACATTGAAGGAACCAAAAAGGCCAAGTTTTAACAGATGCATTGAGAATTTCTACAAGGGACCACCTTCAGCAAAATCTCTATTTAACATCTAATATCACATATTAAATTAAAGAGTCCCTTTACCACATTGCCTTCCCAATCTATATCTTGGAAACTAACGAAGAGAACGGAGAGTCAAGTAGGAGatcaatgataatcataagaagCAAAAATCTCACTGCCTTACTCAGGACTCTTTAAGAAGTCAAGTTCCAACTGGTATACAAGTACTCGGTGCATCATTTATAGATAGAATTTTAAACACCTTTGCATTGCTCAATATTAAGTCCACATCCTGCTGAAAGTCAGAACTTTTTATATAGTGACCAGAATCCACACGCTGAAGCAATGTCGCCACGTCCATAGGATTCTGGATTACTGAGCGGTAGTTTGGAGCATCTTCGTCAGAGACTGGATAATGGAAGGCACTGAAACGCTTGTCATAGAGAATGCTGCATCAAAGATAGCACTCGTCAAATCCAAGATGATGGACAGCTCCCCGAATATTATGGTTCATACATGAAATTTAATGAACATACAGCTAACAAAATACAGTATCCAGTTCACAGTGAATATATCACCTTGCATTCCGTGATCCTATATCCATAATATTTCTACGCATTTGGCTACTCCACCAAAAAGATAACAATATTGATGTTTCTTAACTGTTCTTCACATGAAGCAAGTCAACAAGTTTTCATTTTAAACAGAAGGGAGTATAATATAGGTACTGATGGTATCTTTTTTGCCGTCTGCTAAGTGCTAACTGCAACTCTGAACACCGCACATATTTTCAATTTAAATAAGAAAAATGCCCACAGCCTTAATTCACCATTCAATATCTGAGACCATGACTGGTCGGAAGACACTGAATATATCTACGGCTGGACCAACTAATAATAAAAAAGTAATGCAATGATGAACAAAAGATGAATAAAAACTTACCGATTGCACACATCTCTAAGGCACATACGCAATCGGCGAAGTGCATGCTGCTCTGCTTCCACCTTTGCTTTCAATTCAGAGATATTAGGGCCACTTGTCACTTTTGGAGCTTTAGGTAGCTCAGGAAGTGATGTCGATGTTTGAGGTTTTAATGACACAGTCTCAGAAGTAACCGACAAAGAAGCTTCAATTAGTCGGTCAAAGAACAACGACCGATCTTCTTCTGCTGGAGCATCAACTTCGAAGCTGGCAATGAGACACAAGAAACAAAATTGTGTTCTACATTTAGACTCCTGGATTCACAAATAGGACGCTGGATaaaataataataccaataatgaAAAACCGAACCTCAAACTGTACATCCAAAACATTTAGCCATAACAAATGTCAAAAGATTGCCACAATATTTTCGATTATATAAAGCCAGTTCATCAGATTTCAAAACCAAACAAAGATTAGTGATTCAATAAACTAAACTTATCGCCGTCAGGGGAAAAACAATAACTTGAAGTTAACTAATATCTCTTTCTCTTAGAGAACCACCACCAAAATTGATAATAAATTTCCCACCACTAAAGTTATTTATTTATAAAGCATAGTCAAACTGATTGATTATACATCAACACAGGCAAGTGAGCAGAATTTAAAGATTAATCAGAATCATGGAGAAGGGCTAGTTCTTTTCATTAGATAAAATATAACTCCCTCAAATTCTTTGAAAATGCCCTGTTTACATTTGGCTATCAAATTAAGGTTGTGAGGGAAGTGTTTTACTAACAAAACATACCCAAAATAGAAATAGGGCAATTCTAAGAAATAAGAATGGGTCAAAAGTAGAAAACAGGGGAATTCCTAAGAACAAGAGGGAGAATTAATCAAGGGAAACCAAGGGGCTCGCTCATGTACAAATAGTCAAAAATATATCACATAGGTGACACAAGAAGAGCTAACCATAGCAGGTCCATTATAACCATCTTTGAAGACGAGATTAAACAAATTGGGGTGAacgaaagaaaaaagaaacaaaGACGGAAATTGTGCTTAGCAATATGTGAAATGGCAATATCCCCGACCATAAATTGACATTTCAACTGAAACGTTATCATCAATTGTGGTACAGAACGTAGCAATATAAATTGCCACTAACGTTATCCTCTGGGATGAATGTCATGGGTGCTAGTTAAATGAAAAGACAGAAACAATATGAACAAGACCCAGTTGACAAAAACTGCTAGGAGAATAACATCCAAGTTTGAGCTTAAATCGCAACAAGGGTCCTCACCTCTAAGGCTCTAACCCAAAAACATAGCATGTCAAAAGTAAAGCATTAGCAAACATCAAACCCGAGCTACGTCTAAGAGAAATATATGGCGAAGGAACATACATGCTTTGCTCAGTGAAGATCTGATGCCGTCTTTCAATATCAGGAAAAAGCTCTGAAGTTGTTCCGAGTAATAATATTGGCAAGTCAGATGGCAATTCTTCTAACAAAGAGAGTAGAACAGCTCTGAGTTGATCATGTGCCTAACAATAATTATGTGAGTTAAACATACGTCTAGAACTATAAATGAAAACCTGCTTGGCTGCTTAAATGCTGTAGTTAACTTGGAAGGGAGTTAACTTGCATGTTGGCACTAATATTCATAGAAGGGGACCCGTGAGAAAAGAGAAGAGGCTACAACTCTACAAGTTCCAAGTCGTGAACTTACATTTTCCCACCACAGATCAAAATGGGGTAAGTAAAGTATAGACGGTGTTGTCCTTCTTGCTTCACCGAGAATATGTACCAAAGCCTCCTCAGGTGTCTTCGCGCTAGGATCTGAAAGTAGAGACGGGAGGCCAAGAGAATGAACAGGAAACTTCTCAAGCTCGTGCAATATAGCGGGCCCAAGATGATCCTGCAAAACTAATGAAGTGAGTACACTATATTATCAGCTCATTGCATGCCAAAGAATGACTCAGTTATAGTTTTTCAAGAAGAATACCAGCCCAACTCCTTCCTTGCCATACAGCAACAACCGAGGCTTATAAACAAGCGGAATGGCAGAACCATAAGAGAGCATCGATAGTTTCAATAATTCTGATGACATAGCAGAAGCAGGGAATATATCTGATATGCATGCCATGGCTTTTCGGAGATGTCTCCCCAAGCATGGTGCTACAACAGCCGACAATGGCCTTGAATGCACAATAGAGCCTCTGTGAGCAGCAGGTGTGATGGTGGACATGGCATCAAAAAAGTGAGTTTTTTCTACCCTAACTGAATCAACATCTATGAGAAATTTGTCATCACTGGTGTACACCTGAGGATACTTTTCGCGGAATGCGCGAATGGCAGCTTCAGTGCAAAGGGCCTTCAAATCAGCTCCACAGTATCCCACACAACTAGCTGCAAGTTCTGTTCTTAAATTCTTGCTAGGGGGATGCTTCCATTTGCGAGTGTGAATATCTATTATTTCACCCCTGGCCTCAAGTCCAGGCAAAGGGAAGTTAAATTCACGATCGAATCGACCAGGCCTCCGCAAGGCACCATCAATAGCATCAATTCTGTTTGTTGCTCCAATCAAGACAACTTGCCCACGGGAATCAAGACCATCCATCAGAGCAAGTAAAGTTGAAACTATGGAATTGTGGATCTGCTCTTGTTTGCTTGACCTAACTGGAGCAAGCCCGTCAATCTCATCGAAAAAAATGATGGAAGGCTGATTTCTCTGGGCCTCCTCAAAGAGAAGTTTTAATTGTCTTTCGGCCTCCCCTACCCATTTGCTGAGAACATCAGCTCCCTTCCGCATGTAGAAGCTCACTTTCTGACCAGCTTTAGAAGCAGAACAAGCTAATGCACGTGCAATTAGAGTTTTCCCAGTTCCAGGGGGTCCACACAGCAAAACTCCTCTTGGCGGAGTAATATTGTAGCTTGCAAAGAAATCCGGGTACAGCAAGGGAAAGAAAACCATCTCCTTTAAAGCATCTATATATTCTGAAAGTCCACCTATATCATCAAAACTGATATTATCATCGACCTGTAATGGTTGAATGTCTGCTCCACCCTTCGAACTTGGGCCAGCAGTCTGGACTCCAGATGTCAAAGAATTAAGGGTATCAGATTGGTGAACCCAACCGGAGGCAGCAATATTCAGTCCCAACGACGTTCCTCCTTGCATATCCAACCCCCCTAGAAGCCAAGGAGCCCCAGATTTGCTTCCATTTCGAGCCCATGGAATAGCTGGCCCTTGGTCCATTTCATCCACAAGAAGGGAGTCGTCAGAATCTTCGATCCTAGAAAAACGATGACGTTTATGAACTCTCGAGCCACCCTTCCTTGCATCCCTACTAACCTTGTTGCCCATCCCATGACGCAAAATTCTACGAGGAGATCTTAGTCTTTGTTTACTTTCATCAATAGAAAGCCTACGCACTTCTGCACGGTTTCGAAGATCATATCGCCTTCGACCATCctgctcttcctcctcctcctcctcctcctcctcgcccTCTTCATCCTCACCCTCGTCATCCTCCCCATCTTCCTCTCTTTCATTCTCCTCTTCACCTTCTCCATCCCCTTCAGCTTCACCTTCATCGTCACCCTCACCTTCGTCATTGTTATCATCATCATTGTTTCCATTTTCCATTTCATCCTGGTCGTCCTTCTCCTCCGAAGTACCTTCTTCTTCATCAAATGTGAGGGATGCGTGTCTTGTACCTGCTTTGGAGCCACGAGGACGCAGGCCTTCCCTTCGAGGTGTGGATCTAGTCTCAACAATTTTTCTACGTTTGAGAGTTGATAATTCATCCTGACCAACACTGTTTTCTATTCGGTTTCTAGTACGATGCCTTCTAGGTTTCTGGATAGAATGAGAGAGAATGGACAAACAAACTATTAAACATGCTCGAGAGATAAATAAATTTCAATAAACACAAGAGTGAAAGAGAGCACTAAATAAACAGTATGCAGTAATTTACGAGTAAGCTATAAACCTCACCATTAAATCCTCATCTGATCCAGAACTATTTGTATAATCTTCTAGATTAACGGAAACCCTTCTCTGTCTGGTAGAACGCCGCAGGTTGGCCACATCCAACTGAAAAGGAAGAGCCATCAGTAAACAAAATGGCAAAAATCACAAGACAATAGGTGTCAGAAAGCTTTGTTGATGTTAGTAATGCAAAAAATGCTAGATATCAAATGCGTTGAAGTCTGGTTGTTACATTTCATAATGATCGTTCCCCACAAGCCATAAGAAATAATTCTTTTATTTTACACAAGACCAAATTGTTCTGTTCTAAGAATCAGAAGTATGCTGCAATCTGCGCCTCATGAAATTCGACA from Silene latifolia isolate original U9 population chromosome 5, ASM4854445v1, whole genome shotgun sequence encodes the following:
- the LOC141656856 gene encoding ATPase family AAA domain-containing protein At1g05910, encoding MHSRRSNHGTEINGNVEVHDSDNNGLRATRTSSRIKRRPMGYKSPFYYTSGSMLRNNHRKKKAKTRTAAAHIAKMLSPGGRSIHASKKNLDVANLRRSTRQRRVSVNLEDYTNSSGSDEDLMKPRRHRTRNRIENSVGQDELSTLKRRKIVETRSTPRREGLRPRGSKAGTRHASLTFDEEEGTSEEKDDQDEMENGNNDDDNNDEGEGDDEGEAEGDGEGEEENEREEDGEDDEGEDEEGEEEEEEEEEEQDGRRRYDLRNRAEVRRLSIDESKQRLRSPRRILRHGMGNKVSRDARKGGSRVHKRHRFSRIEDSDDSLLVDEMDQGPAIPWARNGSKSGAPWLLGGLDMQGGTSLGLNIAASGWVHQSDTLNSLTSGVQTAGPSSKGGADIQPLQVDDNISFDDIGGLSEYIDALKEMVFFPLLYPDFFASYNITPPRGVLLCGPPGTGKTLIARALACSASKAGQKVSFYMRKGADVLSKWVGEAERQLKLLFEEAQRNQPSIIFFDEIDGLAPVRSSKQEQIHNSIVSTLLALMDGLDSRGQVVLIGATNRIDAIDGALRRPGRFDREFNFPLPGLEARGEIIDIHTRKWKHPPSKNLRTELAASCVGYCGADLKALCTEAAIRAFREKYPQVYTSDDKFLIDVDSVRVEKTHFFDAMSTITPAAHRGSIVHSRPLSAVVAPCLGRHLRKAMACISDIFPASAMSSELLKLSMLSYGSAIPLVYKPRLLLYGKEGVGLDHLGPAILHELEKFPVHSLGLPSLLSDPSAKTPEEALVHILGEARRTTPSILYLPHFDLWWENAHDQLRAVLLSLLEELPSDLPILLLGTTSELFPDIERRHQIFTEQSIFEVDAPAEEDRSLFFDRLIEASLSVTSETVSLKPQTSTSLPELPKAPKVTSGPNISELKAKVEAEQHALRRLRMCLRDVCNRILYDKRFSAFHYPVSDEDAPNYRSVIQNPMDVATLLQRVDSGHYIKSSDFQQDVDLILSNAKIYNGDDYNGARIVSRAHELRDAVYGMLSQMDPALVAFCDKIAAQGGPSRLPDGYGSSALTQTPVVQTLSLTRASARLRNVQPEVNLDQSYEALKRPKKNSDSLPTATTAEEKSKIQEPEPTVSTEEAQHNITTHIGSDSVADKSNEDDGPTEPEQNPCERDVEDDIVMADGDTCDGEVETIKQKFMERTKGYGIPLLERLYARIIKGVFNIKSMAGSDNPKSKVLQFLLKFSQDETNF